A genomic segment from Garra rufa chromosome 5, GarRuf1.0, whole genome shotgun sequence encodes:
- the nrgna gene encoding neurogranin (protein kinase C substrate, RC3) a codes for MDCRNEGCTQPQDEDIMDIPLDDPAANKAAAKIQAGFRGHMTRKKMKDDKPRDEKQREQK; via the exons ATGGACTGTCGAAAC GAAGGATGCACTCAGCCACAAGACGAGGACATCATGGACATTCCTCTTGATGACCCAGCCGCAAACAAGGCTGCTGCTAAGATTCAAGCTGGTTTTCgaggtcacatgaccaggaagaaAATGAAGGATGACAAGCCTAGAGATGAG AAACAACGAGAGCAGAAGTAG